Below is a genomic region from Clostridiales bacterium.
TTATTGTCCCAATTATCTATTCCGTCATTGAAGACTAAATTTAATCTTGTGTTTGTTAAACGGGGTATATCCACTTCAAAAGTTTTATCACCGTTATTTTTCATGGTGTACGATGTGACGTTTGTCCAGTTGTTAATATCACCATAACCTGTTAAAAGATTTATATTTAAGGCGCCTTTTTGTGCAAGGATACCATTGTAGTAAATAGTAAATGAATTTTCATTTACACGAATAGATATACCATTTTCAGTGTATAAATTAATTAAATTTGGTGAATTTGGTGTTATTTCAGTTGCGATTTCAGAGTTGTTATTTTTGCCAAAAAGAAAGTCCCAAAAGCGCATAATAGTCACTCCTTAAAATTTTATTAACCATAGTTTGTGCTATTTACACAAAAAGTATACAAATATTTTTTAGCAATTTGGTACGAATATTCCTAAAGAAATTAAAATATTTTGGCGTTAAAGACTATAGGTGTCAAATAAAACCAAGAGAAGGGAGGAAGGCACTTAAATTAACACCTGGTATA
It encodes:
- a CDS encoding carbohydrate-binding protein, coding for MRFWDFLFGKNNNSEIATEITPNSPNLINLYTENGISIRVNENSFTIYYNGILAQKGALNINLLTGYGDINNWTNVTSYTMKNNGDKTFEVDIPRLTNTRLNLVFNDGIDNWDNNQGQNYSFLC